One Porphyromonas pogonae genomic region harbors:
- a CDS encoding DUF4141 domain-containing protein produces MKAKLSLILLAFALCFGTANAQWVVTDPGNFAGNIANSVKEIATASKTVKNTLNGFKEVEKLYNDTKKYYDALKKVNNLIGDAYKVKETLVMVGDITGIYVDAYKRMLSDTNFRPTELAAMASGYARLLELSGESIKELKSIVQNGSFSMNDKERMDMINAIYEQVKEYKAITSYYTRKNISVSYVRAKKKDDTRRVQELYGMDEHRFW; encoded by the coding sequence ATGAAAGCGAAACTTTCTCTTATTCTATTGGCTTTTGCTCTTTGTTTCGGGACAGCCAACGCCCAATGGGTGGTAACCGACCCGGGTAACTTTGCAGGTAATATCGCCAACTCGGTTAAAGAGATAGCCACGGCAAGTAAAACCGTAAAAAACACCCTGAACGGGTTTAAAGAAGTGGAAAAACTCTACAACGACACCAAAAAGTATTATGATGCCCTTAAAAAAGTAAACAACTTAATCGGCGATGCTTACAAGGTAAAGGAAACATTGGTTATGGTGGGCGACATCACGGGAATTTACGTGGATGCTTACAAACGAATGCTTTCCGACACCAACTTTCGTCCAACCGAACTTGCTGCGATGGCATCGGGTTATGCCCGATTGCTTGAATTGAGCGGCGAGTCAATCAAAGAGTTGAAATCCATAGTGCAAAATGGTTCTTTCTCGATGAACGACAAGGAACGTATGGATATGATTAACGCTATCTATGAACAGGTAAAAGAGTACAAAGCAATCACATCCTATTACACTCGCAAAAACATCTCAGTAAGCTACGTTCGTGCCAAGAAAAAAGACGATACTCGTCGTGTACAGGAACTTTACGGTATGGATGAACATAGATTTTGGTAA
- a CDS encoding TraG family conjugative transposon ATPase yields the protein MRNISKKSRLEDKFPLLAIEGDCIVSKDADVTVAFSLELPELFTLTSPEYEIMHATWNKAVRVLPDYSILHKQDWFIKENYRSDFGKENLSFLSRSYKRHFNERPFLNHSVYLYLTKTTKQRMAQQSDFSTLCRGTILPKEIKDKETIGRFLESVDQFERIINDSGIMQLTRLSADDICGTNRKRGLLDRYFTLNEAEQASLADIKLGASEVKIGDNILCLHTLSDTDDLPTNVSTDSRYEKLSTDRSDCRLSFAAPVGLLLSCNHIYNQYLFIGDSDENLRNFEKQARNMLSLARYSRSNQINREWIEEYLNVAHSQGLTSIKAHFNVLAWSNDKEELKQIKNDVGSALALMECRPRHNTVDAGTLYWAAMPGNAGDFPAEESFFTFIEQALCFFTGETNYKSSPSPFGIKMADRLTGKPLHLDISDLPMKKGVITNRNKFILGPSGSGKSFFTNHMVRQYYEQGTHVLLVDTGNSYQGLCSLINRKTKGEDGIYYTYTDENPISFNPFYTDDYVYDVEKRESISTLLLTLWKSEDEKISKTEAGELGSAVNVYLDLIRENREIVPGFNSFYEFLRDTYRNDLENRDIKVTKEDFNIDNLLTTLKQYYKGGRYDFLLNSDKNIDLLSKRFIVFEIDAVKDNKDLFPVVTIIIMEVFINKMRRLKGIRKMILIEEAWKAIASANMADYIKYLYKTVRKYFGEAIVVTQEVDDIIQSPIVKESIINNSDCKILLDQRKYANKFDSIQNLLGLTEKEKSQILSINMNNDGGRLYKEVWIGLGGTQSAVYATEVSTEEYLTYTTEETEKMEVLNLAEKLDGNIEQAIKQLAEKAREKRNGNKSNQ from the coding sequence ATGAGAAACATCAGCAAGAAAAGCCGATTGGAAGATAAGTTCCCGCTTTTGGCGATTGAAGGCGATTGCATCGTATCGAAAGATGCCGATGTAACCGTTGCCTTCTCGTTGGAACTGCCCGAACTTTTTACCCTTACATCGCCCGAATACGAAATAATGCACGCCACTTGGAACAAAGCCGTGCGTGTATTGCCCGATTACAGCATTTTGCATAAGCAAGATTGGTTTATCAAAGAGAATTACCGTTCCGATTTCGGCAAGGAAAATCTCTCTTTTTTGAGCCGTTCGTATAAAAGACATTTCAATGAACGTCCGTTTCTCAACCATTCCGTATATCTCTATCTGACCAAAACCACCAAACAACGAATGGCACAACAGAGTGATTTCAGCACTTTGTGCCGGGGAACTATTTTACCTAAAGAGATAAAAGACAAAGAGACCATCGGTCGATTTTTGGAAAGCGTGGATCAGTTCGAGCGGATTATTAACGACAGCGGAATAATGCAACTTACCCGTCTTTCGGCAGACGATATTTGCGGGACGAATAGAAAAAGGGGATTATTAGACCGCTATTTTACACTAAATGAAGCGGAGCAGGCATCTTTGGCAGATATAAAACTCGGAGCGTCGGAAGTGAAAATAGGCGACAATATACTCTGCCTTCACACGCTTAGCGATACCGATGATTTGCCGACAAATGTCAGCACCGACAGTCGTTATGAAAAACTATCCACCGACCGCTCGGATTGCCGACTATCTTTTGCCGCACCCGTGGGGTTGTTACTTTCGTGCAACCATATCTACAATCAATATCTGTTTATCGGGGATAGCGATGAAAACTTGCGAAACTTCGAGAAGCAAGCTCGCAATATGCTTTCGTTGGCAAGATATTCTCGTTCCAACCAAATCAATCGGGAGTGGATAGAAGAGTATCTGAACGTGGCACATTCGCAAGGTTTGACTTCCATCAAAGCACACTTCAACGTGTTGGCGTGGAGCAATGACAAAGAAGAACTCAAACAGATAAAAAACGATGTTGGTTCGGCTCTTGCCCTTATGGAGTGCCGTCCACGACACAACACCGTAGATGCCGGAACGCTCTATTGGGCGGCAATGCCGGGTAATGCAGGCGATTTCCCCGCCGAAGAGAGTTTCTTTACCTTTATCGAACAGGCACTCTGTTTCTTTACCGGAGAGACCAACTACAAAAGTTCGCCGTCGCCTTTCGGTATTAAAATGGCGGACAGGCTCACGGGAAAACCGCTGCATTTGGATATTTCCGATTTGCCGATGAAAAAAGGCGTTATCACGAACCGAAATAAATTTATTTTAGGACCATCGGGAAGCGGAAAATCCTTTTTTACCAACCACATGGTACGCCAATACTACGAGCAAGGCACACACGTACTGCTTGTGGATACGGGAAACTCGTATCAGGGACTTTGCTCGTTGATTAACCGTAAAACAAAAGGAGAAGACGGTATTTATTACACCTATACCGATGAAAATCCCATTTCGTTTAATCCGTTTTACACCGATGACTATGTTTATGACGTAGAAAAACGGGAAAGTATCTCTACGCTTTTGTTAACGCTATGGAAAAGCGAAGACGAAAAGATTTCTAAAACGGAAGCGGGCGAATTGGGTTCTGCCGTGAACGTGTATCTTGACCTTATCCGAGAAAACAGAGAGATTGTGCCCGGATTTAATTCGTTTTACGAATTTCTCAGGGATACTTATCGAAATGATTTGGAAAACAGGGACATCAAAGTAACCAAAGAAGATTTCAATATCGATAATCTTTTGACTACGCTCAAACAGTACTACAAAGGCGGTCGCTACGATTTTCTGCTCAATTCCGATAAAAACATCGACTTGTTATCCAAACGCTTTATCGTGTTTGAAATTGATGCGGTGAAAGACAATAAAGACCTATTTCCGGTAGTAACCATTATCATTATGGAAGTCTTTATCAATAAGATGCGACGCCTGAAAGGTATTCGCAAGATGATATTGATTGAAGAAGCGTGGAAAGCTATTGCATCGGCAAATATGGCGGATTATATCAAGTATCTATACAAAACCGTCCGCAAATATTTTGGAGAAGCCATTGTGGTAACGCAGGAAGTGGACGATATTATTCAAAGTCCTATCGTGAAAGAGAGTATCATCAATAACTCGGACTGTAAAATCCTGTTAGACCAACGCAAGTATGCCAATAAGTTCGACAGCATACAGAACTTGTTGGGTCTGACAGAAAAAGAGAAATCGCAAATCCTTTCCATTAACATGAACAACGACGGAGGCAGGCTCTATAAAGAAGTGTGGATTGGTTTGGGTGGGACACAATCTGCCGTTTATGCTACCGAGGTTTCCACGGAAGAGTATTTGACCTACACCACCGAAGAGACCGAAAAAATGGAAGTGCTCAATTTGGCTGAAAAGCTCGATGGCAACATTGAACAGGCAATCAAACAACTTGCTGAAAAGGCAAGGGAGAAAAGAAATGGAAATAAATCAAATCAATAA